The nucleotide sequence GCCAAGTGATCCCATTTTCGGCCCCAAGAGGTTAGCACTTTACATTCACTTACAAAGCTGAGTGAGTGAGGTACATTTTCAGAAGTAGAAAGATTTGGTTGCAAGTCCCATAAAAAGATGGAGTGTTCCTTGGCCATTTTAATAGATTAAGAACTGGTATGGTCCTTGAGAACAGAATAATGCAGGCATTTGGAGCTCAAAGTGTCTCAGCTTCCAGGGAGAGCATGGTGACCACTAGAGCAAGACCCAGTAGTCTCTTCGGCATGATTCCTCCTCAACCTTTCTACCTCTCAGGAATGGATTCCATGCTGCAGTCACAGCCACCAGGTAGAAGATCTCATCTACCAATTAGTTTGGTTTGAAAACCCAACCTGAGAGGGTTAAGAGATTCCCTGGACATAAGCTGTAAACTCAGGatgagaggaacagaaagaccTCAATGCTCAGTTCAGCTaaagatagaaaaataaaactggttCAACCAGAGGATATAATACTGCCTACAAATCAGGATCTGAAGTTGAATGTAACCTgtatgctttttttctccccaagtcttcaaccaaaaaaagcaaatgctttttttttttttatctggacACATACATAGTTCAAAAGGCACAGGAagtaaaagcatttctgaatgaCCTCGTGTGAATTCAACATCAGtataactgtaaaataaataaatatgtgcaAGATTAGAAAGATCACAACGTTCTCCTGCATGACATATcttatttcataaaaaaaatacacatacgtgcatacacacacacctcATTGAGAATAAAAAACAGAACATACACCCTTTTATCAAACTCCTATACATAATTTTACAGGCATTCAGTACATCACCAtaagaaacatttaaattacTACCGTAAAATGTAAccaaagcatgttttttttttttcctatacaacCCTATACTTATTTAGGTGTCTGCAATCCAGATAAGTACAGTACATATAACCTCTCCTCCCGCCCACAAGAGAAACTGCCGTTTTTCAGTGGGGCAAATCTTCCTAGGTAACAATTCTTCTTCCCTCATAAAATACTCTGACAACTGCTTATTCTGTAAACCAGCTGGAAGCTCCACATGCACGTGACACTCTAGGATATCAATAAAGAACAAGTGTTAACAGTGttcaattgaaaaaaaaccaaaacaacccaaaataaaAAGGTAGTGGCCAGTTTACAGGTAACTTGGCAGCAGTTTATAGATGAGATAAAATCAAGGTGCTTAAATTTACGTGACAGTCAACATTCCTCCCAAAAAAGGGAACACAAACATAAAACAAACCTCTCTCAGATGCTGTTGGACTCTTAGCTAATCACTTACAGTGAGTACAGATCTATTGCAGTTTTCTTCTTCAAGTTTTGCTGGAAgaattcagcaaagtatttggGACACAGGCGCAAGGAAAGGGAGAAACTCAACATGAGCTACAAACTGATTCACAGCTAAGTTAACATTAGAGTCTAGCTTTCTAAAAAAAGATTTTAGAGCATCTCATTTTCATGGCGTAGGACATTAATTTTGTTACGTATTACATTCCAGTTTTCTGCCAAAACACAGGGGCCGaaaaatttttgtgtgtgtgtgtgtgtgtggaaaacaCTTCCAAATTTTAGCTCTTAATTCCTCAATGCCACTGGCTCCAGCAGGAGACCAATGGAAGGAAAGTTTTAACTGTCATGGGCAGGATTATAAATTTGTACTTGTTAGCTGTAGAATACTTGCTTTCCTGTGAAAACAGTAAATATTACCTCAGTTTGAAGTTTAATACAGTACTTCTCCCTGAAACAACACTGTACAGCAGTCTGCCTCAGTCTCTCCAACACCAGGCAGACAGGGTATCTTACACAGGCACATCAAGTgggatttacatttttttaagaaaatctttcagCTACAACTGTCCTTAGCAAATTGCAAAGAGTGCAACCATAATCCAGTACTCCTAGTTTTCCTATTTTCCTTGGAGAAAGACCCACACAGTTATCTCACTCTGTCAAGACATGATTGCCCAATTTGTTTTCAAGTAACTGTTCTTAATAATGGTCATTCCAGATCCTGTAAGTTTATTGTGCTTCCAGTGAACTGAGAGTTATCAGAACCTGCATCATCTTCAGTGGAATTGTGTGGTTCCTGTTAAAGCAAACAGACAGCATGAAGAGTTCAGTGCTTTCACCCCTAGATGCTTGTAAAGCTTATCAGTAAGATTACCTTGACATTTATCCAACACCAGAGAAATGCTCTGCATGGTTTAGAGGAAACGCAAAGCTTTCCTACTTTGGGGACACACTCAAACAGTACTGCTACAGTTTTTCTTTGGAACACTTCAGATGAGCATTACTAATGGAGACAAATTTAAAATCACTGACTATTTGGTTTTCCTCTATTAACTCTCTACTGTGGCCAACGATCCTAGTACTCTTCTTGTATTTCCAGGTTTATCACGGTAAGGTGCTCCTCTTAAATACAAAAGCTTTATCTTCTATCCAGGAGAAGCACACATAGTAAGAATAACTGCATTGCAGAGTTTATCAAAACCAAAGCCCCACATGGTCAAGTAGAAAACATGATTTACGTACATGCTAATCATTCATTGCTGCTCAGTTCTCAGCTGCTCCTACTCACTAACATGCAGTTTACTGGAACAGCAGATAACAAAACGTTTACGCAAGAAGCTATACGAAGCTTTCTGCGTTCAAGCAACACTGACACTCAGTAGTTAACAAGGGCAAGTAGTGAAACCAGAGACTGTAGAAGCAAGAAGGCTTTTTAATCTAACTGCCATTCCCATATAGACACTGCTCTGAAATCTAGGCTCAGGATTTTATTTCCCACTTCCCACCCTTCCTGTAGCCTGTGACATAATCAATTCTGATCCTCTTTCTTAAGCCACTTAGTATCTGCAGGATGGGATCAGGAAAACAGGGATGGGGCACTTCAGTAATAAATGAGTGACATTTAGTTATTCATTACTCtgtaacagaggaagaaaaacaacgaCCTATGATGTGTCGAAGGTTGGTAACACACACAAGATAAATCTTACAGTGCAGCTTTCTGCTTACTACTTCTTGTAAGCGAAATTAAACTCCCAATGGAAAACAAGGCATTTTCATTAGGCAGAACACCAGAGTGTTCACAGTAAACTGTCTTCACTTTCAAGCTAGGCAATAAAACCCAATGGCTCTGACATGCTGTACCTGAAGTATGTGAACAGGTAAATCCACTGTAAGCTGAGAATGTGACGAGGAGGACTGAGAGCTCAGTTGAAAGGGCAAATCTCCCTCTCCCGGGGAATCATCCTGTGAATGCAGAAACGTGATGCAATTACAAGACCCCCAAGCATCTCAGCACAATATGCCTAATTTCATTCAGCCTCacaatcttaaaaaaatctgataaagcTACTGCACTGTACTAGTAAGGACTAGACCCACAAAGATATGTGGAAAGCTAACTACCACTTAAATCTGAGCCTAGCTCAGTGTACAACCTATTATCCTATTATAATCAACCAGCAAAATTGCCAAGATCTGAAAAGGAAGGAATGGTTCATCTTCCAACAAACGTAACACTCAGAAATATGCAACAAGTTTCATCACGTTGTGTGAAGCTGATACTTAACATAAAAGTTACAAATGTTTACACCCAACAGAAAACTAGATGGAGAACTCTGTCCATAGCTTCCACCATACCATACATTGTTAGGAATAAAGTGGAAGAAACTTACCCTCTCTCTGGATACTATACAGATATACACTTGGCCAAAAGCATATTACCCACCATGCTCCACTAATCAGCCCACATCGATTACcaggtatttttagaaaaaaatcttaagcTTTATTTCAACGGTTTAGAGAAGTAACAGTTTAGGCTGAAACTTCATTTTGCAGGAATCTTTTCATGTCAGTCTCGCTTACCTTCTATTGAGAGAGAGGTGGACTAATGTAAGAATTTGGGAGGGTGTCAATAAAGAAGACGACTGGAGGAAAGAATCATACTCCCATGGACCCCCTAAGTTAATGCATGCTAGTAATCCCTTCCTTTTGCAAGAAAAATTACCCCATACTTTGGGACAGGATTGTAGCATCTGTTTTGCTGCTCTCATAACTGCCTGTCCAAACTAGGAAATTCCTAAGTCCTTGAAGGATCACAACTCTCACATGCAAAATGAAGTCTGCTAAAACCCTTAGTTCTACCACGGTGTTTCCTGCATCAAGTGTATCCAGCCTAAGAAGCTGTACAGGATATTCCCTACAGTTACAGTGCCCATATGTTCCAGGCCGGACTGAATATTAGTactaaaccaaataaaaacatcttACCCATTTCCACAGTGCATCTGTTTGGGCCCGCAGCAATTGTATGATTGAACCAGCTCTGTTTTCAGGCATTTCTAGATCTCTCTAAAGCCTGTTTCATATAAACTTCCCAGGAAAGTGCTTCTTGCAGGCAAATGCCCTAATACAGTATGGTACATACTGCAGATCTCAAGATCCCACCTAGGGGCAGTAGCACCTGAGTTCACAGATAGATTCTTCCATAAATGTGCCAGTTTGGGTAATGGAAAAGATTAGCATGTTTTTCCTCTGCAGCTCTTACCTGAAGAAGCTGAATTTGCACATACTGGGCTCCAGTGGCTGGGTCCCTTATTGTCAGCCCTCCATTTGGCAAAACTATGTTGCCACCCAGCCGACTGCCAGGAGTGGATGATGAGAAGTTGGTAGGGCTTACTTTACCACCCTTGGTTTTCCTCTGACCAGAGCCAGATGCCCCTAAAAGACAGGAATTTTAACATTGAGATGGTCAGAAGCAATTTGCCGAAGTTTCCTGCtagtatttttcaattttatgcAGTTATTGACACTACACAGCTAACGTCTGGAAGAGTGCAATATAATTAAGCACCATCTGACAACTGCTAAAAGGCCAGACAGGAATCAGCTGATGAACTCCAACTGCTGACTGAGCATCTTTTTACATGAATGCCATTAAAACCACATCACAAACTGCTAAGCTTAGGGCTCACCCCTGTGGTAGCACAGAAATATAAGCATATTTGTGGAATTATAGGAAGGAATTAGGAAGTAGaactgcattttctatttttaattgtgCAACTCATTTCCTGAGAAATCACGTATATCATTTTTCCAAACTGTAAAAAGAGCACAGTGAAGCTCATCTATTTCCAGACAGATTTCAAGGACTGTTAGGTAGAACAGGCTACAGAAGTACAACTCTCCCAACCTTaagcatttttcagtttaaaacaagaCAAACCAGCTGCTTGTATCACAAGCTGAAAACCAAAAACCTAATCTAAATAAATGTAAGGATACAATCCTGTCAGCTGTTTCAGggatggtttttttgttttttaaatgtgtagtAAATAAAAGGCTTGgataacttctttttaaacactgaaCTTCCCTCTACAGTGTTCATTCAACCTAGTTAAACCAATTAGAAATACAAGACTCTTTAGACCACTTTGAGAACCACATAGAAGCATTAAGACAACAGTTGGTGAAAAGTGGACTACTGGGAGTCTCGAGTAGGAACAGAAATAGGAAttttctgtggtcattttaaGAGACATGCAGATTAAGTGCAATCCTCTTTTTAAACTAATGTCCAAAAGACATGTTTGATGATACATGCACATTTGATAATACAAACACACTTAGAACTAGCTTCATACAGCAGTTATCCTTCAGTGTGATGATTCACTGAACTAGACAGAATGTATGCCAAGTATGCCttttacaaatacagaaacatgACAGTGCTCAACTCAGAACTAGTCTCTTAACTCACCTTAAAAATTATCACCTTGATTTTCAGAGGTGGAAGGTCTAAGAGACAGCAAGGAAgaactaaaatatatatatataaagagcAGTATTATGAATGATATGTAAGCCCCAAGGGTAGACACAACTCAAACACCTGAGCTTGTGCAAGTCTAGTGAGCCATGGACCACGTTTGATCTGACAAGGTAACGGTGTATAATTCACATCAGACAGCTTTGGAGTCAAACTACAGTTTAAGAGAAAGAGGACGCATCTGGAATCACGACCTAAACCTCACCCTGCACAAGAACTCTCTACAAGGCTAAAACCTAAGAGAGAGGTTTGAGTATTTCTAGAAACGAAGAAATAAATTCCTTAACGCTGCATACACGCTGTTACCAAGTgaaacacagaagcaaaacaaatcCAGCCAATGTTTTCATTGTCTGTACTGAGTAAAAGAGAAGTCACTAGGTAAGACCAAAAGcataaacaacaaaaagcaaagtgaccttaaattttttttgttttaataagaaaataaaaagcagatgaaGAGATGGAGGGATAGCGTCTTGTTAACAATCATGAAACATATGGTGCAGATTTCTTTGTAAACTTACTGTGAATTTGATATTCCACAGAACGTGATTATCCCGAGTAACAGATGGTATACCACATGCATAATTATTTTAACTAGCAATAAACCAGATGGGATATTTAAGAATGTACTCAGATACCTGCTCCCTTTTCACTGCCAAAACCCCTAAATAATTGTATTTAGTAAATTTAACAAAATTTATGGCTTCTCACCTGTGCTGCTCCcattccctttttgttttcttttcttggctaGCTGAATGGCTCTGTAGTCTGTTCTTGCAGACCCACTGCTCTCCTagtaaaaaaaaagccaagagatgCAAAGTTTTTTGAATGCAAGAACAAACCAATACAATGAATACAGACTAATGAATTCACAGTTGCAGTTATCTTTTATACTGCAAACACTGAATTCTAGTTTCCCATGCTCTTCTGATTAAAGTTTCAATAAATTCCCCGTATATACTTAATATCCGGAGTTCAACACAAAAAGAAGTTAGCTCCACATTTGTCAGTGTTCAGATTTTAACAGTGTAAACATTTACTTTGTCATGTAAATAGAAAGTTAAGTCTGCAGTAACATAGTAAAGCAGAAAGGGAAGTGTACTTAAAACGGGGATGAGGACTGAGATAAAAATGTCTCAGTTACTCTCCCAGCACAAATCTTTCCCTGGAATGAAATGCACAAGACATACCATGTATTCTTGGGTATTCCTGTAAATTCCACTTCATCCTCAGACAGATGGCCGCTTATTTTTCAATCCCTTATTTTGAAAGGTTCTCCCTTAGCTCTCCCCACGAGAATTCTAGTATTTCTTAAGAGAACTTATCACCACACTGAATCTACTTCTGACAACACATAATTCAACATAACGTTCTACATCCCTCAtcaaaaaaagtcaaaatgcaTGATCTGCAGAATCTGAGAGAAAGGTCTCCCTATAAGGTGTAAGTAGCAATGGATATCCCCAAAGTCAGGGTGTCTCAGTCATCTAGGGGAAAAATGAATACAGTTACTGCATACCAAAAATGAGCTGCCAGTCACTGTGCCAAGATCCATTTCTTTCTGTGCACTGTAGCTCCCTGGAGGGTTGGAGAAGACGAACTGCGTCACTACTTTACTGCCCTCTTGTTGACTAACAACGTCCGAGCTAGGAAGCAAATTACGTTCAACTTTAGTTGGTGTTAGTAACTCAGGCACATTGGTACCGCCGAGGCTACTAGAAGGAGTCAAAGTGGCTGTGTCGATTGTTAAATTATTGCTGGACGTCAAACCGTGCACATCTTGACCGGAATTCCTCACCGACAGGGATGCTAGCGAACCCAAGGCTTCTGCATTGACAGTCTGTACGTCATCCAAATTTAAAGTGCTTTGCTGTAGAACTGTTGCACTGGTTCCCAGCAAGAGAGAACTGTCCAAGCTTTGCGGCATATCGCTGCTAGCCACCAGTATCAAGGGATCGACTGCCTGGCTTAAAGAATTGTTACTGACAGGTAGGTTTCCTCCAAGCGTTGAGCCCACTGAAGCAACATCGATCGTGACAATTCCAGAGTTCACTAGCGCCATGTCTGTTGCAATTCCAGAATTGTTACTAGACACGTTGGAGAAGAGGGATACGAGGTCTATGTTGCTGAGATCGCTCTGTCCCGCACTAGTGAGTTCACTGCTGGGTGTGAGCGAGCTGGTTGCTTCAAGCTGAGTTAGGAGATCTGGAAGAGAAGGGTTTGGTTATAAGACAGACCTTTCATCAGACAATGGGGAGGAAAAATATGAATGCTCAAAGGAGGAAGCTTTGAACTCTAGATTCTCAGCCTACTAAAACACTTCCCAAATTCCCTGAAAGCACATTTAAGGAAAAGAAGCTTACTGAAATGAGTTCACTCCTTTATTGAGAAATTTCAGTTACAAAAGCACTTGTCAAAAGGCAGGCAGTCCAGACTAAGTTAGGTTGTAAAGGAGTGGAAAAAGGAGTGCAAAAAGAAGTGCTTTTAGTCCTTGCTCATATTTTACAGATGGCATGGAGAAGGACAAGCTCTACTTCATTCAAAAAAGCTGCGACTTCTCGCAATTTCACGCAGGTCAAGCTCAAGTCTCGCCTTCTGATACTCAGTTACAGGTGCCACTGAAAATTTTAGTGGGGGGAAAACCAACTGCAGTATTGGTGATGATTCTGCCATTCATATCAATGGAGCTCAGATTTCAACATCAGTAAATACACATTTTCCTTAACAAAACATTTAGTTTTTCCATTGCACCCTCTACAGTTTGAAACAAATACTTTACCTGGGCTGAAGTTATGCTGTTTGACCATGTGTGTCTTCATACTATGTTTGGAAGTGAACAATTTATTACAGCTGGATACAGGGCAACGAGTCTTTAATGAGTCCACATCCTGAAGATGCTTTTTGGAGTGAATATACAGGCTACTTCGTGCTGAAAATTTTGCACAACAGCCTGCAAGAAGATATACAAGACTTTAAAGTTTCATCTAATTTCAATCTGATGTTCGTATTTACTGTCTTAACAAAACAAATCAGAGTAGCTCTGCAAAGCTCTATTCGCAATTTTGCAGCACCTGTGTGTACATTCAGAGGAGTCAGAAGAAAGCCAAATATGTATTTCCTTGTTTTACATCAAGGACATCTCAGTGGGTAGGATAGTTCAACAACCTGTTTCTGACAACAAAAAACTCTTAAGTCATTCAGGGTAATGCACAACCTTTCTCCACTATGGCATGTCAAATGTAAACTCTTCACGACAACTGCTGGCAAAACCATTAAAAGGAGAAACAATCACCAAGTAGAGCTGCTTTACTTTATGAAGCAAAATATTCCAGATTAGATCCAAAATCTTTGCTCCTGGAGTCCTACTGAAGTGATGGAGGTAGTGCCAAGAAACCCTCGGAGCATCAGCGAGCCTTCTGTACGACCACAACAGATACCATTCACACAGCCATCCACCATCTCAGCAGCAGAGACTACCACAGCACAACCACTGAACACTTGAGATGACATGTCACAACAGCAAAAACATGGCCTTGAAGGCGTTGGACAAGACCACTTTTCACTACTTCTGATTAATCAAGTGAAAAAGCTGAGCTACAGAAGCTGAGTATCAGAAGTATGATTTTCCAGAATAAAGTAGTCCTGTtcatcataaaggaaaaaaaaaaaagaaaaaaaaaatcaagctagaGCATGAACCAATGTCTTCTCTGCAATCCATCCATAAATTTCAGAACAATCACTCATTCAGTTACAATGTCTTCTGTTTAGTCGTACCTCTTCAAACTCCATTAGAAGACTCATCTAAATTGTTCCAATCCTGTAACGAGCTTGCATTTGGGGAAAACGCACACAATCTTTAGGCAATATACACACTGATTACCAGTTAACACATACAAGAGTAGAACAATACCTTCTACTGGACACTCGAATGGTTTTGTACCAAGGTGAGTTATACTGTGGCCTTTCAAGTGTTCTGCTCTTGTGAAGGACTTCCCACAGCCTTCTACTGGGCACATAAATCTCCTGTCATCTTCATGTTTCCTACAAGGGAAGGAAATTGCCATTGGCATGATTTAATCCACTGCTGCTTAAgtactggaagaaaaacaaacaaacaaacagcaagtGACTTAGGACAGTATAATCAGAAAAGGCTACCTTTTATGTCTCAGCAGCTTGGACATACTGGTGAAAGACCAGCCACAACCTTCGAAGTCACAGATAAAAGGCCTTTCACCTTAAACAAAGAAAGGTTACGTTAATAATCTAATACGGAAATACACGCTGCTACTAGAAAATCTCTAAAGCTGcttaaattgaattaatttaagACAAGAAGACTCAACCACCCTCTCCTGCAATTCACTGCAGGGTGCTGTGATGCCCCTTCCCTCTCGTACAATCCGCGCCTTCTTTAACTCAAGGCCATTGCATCTTTCCCTATGCATCAGGGAGCACAGATAATTATCAATCTATCTCATATTAATCCGAGCTATCTTGAAGGTGCTTCAATAACCAGTAACAGCATTATTCAAAACAGAAAcgcaactgaaatgttttttcctgttttcatgaCCTGTGACTCTATGTGGATTACAATACAGTGAACTACATGGTTGGTTTCCATCACATCTACGAACTTAACAaaaatgacacttaaaaaaaaaacaaacctacaaCAAAACCCACACTGTAAAGCCATGAAACCAGGAAAATAGAGGACAGTAGAGACTACACACAATTGTCTTTAGAACATTAAAAGGCTGGATGTCAGCTTAGCAGTGGTCCTTGCAAGTCAGGAGTGCCTGAGTTGAAATTTATCTTCTTGCTGTTCCAAACCTTGGTACATACATTCCACATGTTCTGAGagtttttcagctgtttgttCTGACCAAGATCAGAATTTACACAGTTTTGAATGTCTACAAACTTGGGAATAGAGCTGGGATAATTTTTCTGAACAGAGTTCAGGCACCTAAAGCCACAGCTTTGCATGTTCGTAGCCACGTTGCCTTTGGCAAGTTCATTCAGCGGACTCCTACCCCCCAGAAGGCCAAGAACCAAATGTTTTCACTGACCCCAATTAACT is from Harpia harpyja isolate bHarHar1 chromosome Z, bHarHar1 primary haplotype, whole genome shotgun sequence and encodes:
- the ZXDC gene encoding zinc finger protein ZXDC; its protein translation is METQGLPAAEAARARPGAQHGGPAAPPAAPRRPPPPPPDWEPAAAAASSSSAASTAASGLYVSFPVLLVEEKPEPGASPAPSPCAPPAGPAPDSDGLLLVFNVVRGAAEAGPGAGEAGRAQPGPPPAEPPEEAPGSAAPPPPPPPPPPPPLPPAGGDGGGAEDGSFSGTITINNQSLVVRIENGVLTLGPGAEQAAGAAPPPPAPPPPPPPAAAASPAEPPGGPRPRSPPAFPCPEPRCGEAFPRKQQLRLHRLSAHGGGGEDGRGAGAAARPFGCPVPGCAWSFATAYKLRRHLHSHDKLRPFACAAPGCAKRFTTVYNLRAHSRAHEQEAAHKCEACGQRFPSAARLAAHRRRSHQEPERPYRCDFPGCERTFITVSALFSHNRAHYREQEQFSCSFPGCNKQYDKACRLKIHMRSHTGERPFICDFEGCGWSFTSMSKLLRHKRKHEDDRRFMCPVEGCGKSFTRAEHLKGHSITHLGTKPFECPVEGCCAKFSARSSLYIHSKKHLQDVDSLKTRCPVSSCNKLFTSKHSMKTHMVKQHNFSPDLLTQLEATSSLTPSSELTSAGQSDLSNIDLVSLFSNVSSNNSGIATDMALVNSGIVTIDVASVGSTLGGNLPVSNNSLSQAVDPLILVASSDMPQSLDSSLLLGTSATVLQQSTLNLDDVQTVNAEALGSLASLSVRNSGQDVHGLTSSNNLTIDTATLTPSSSLGGTNVPELLTPTKVERNLLPSSDVVSQQEGSKVVTQFVFSNPPGSYSAQKEMDLGTVTGSSFLESSGSARTDYRAIQLAKKRKQKGNGSSTGASGSGQRKTKGGKVSPTNFSSSTPGSRLGGNIVLPNGGLTIRDPATGAQYVQIQLLQDDSPGEGDLPFQLSSQSSSSHSQLTVDLPVHILQEPHNSTEDDAGSDNSQFTGSTINLQDLE